In Cicer arietinum cultivar CDC Frontier isolate Library 1 chromosome 7, Cicar.CDCFrontier_v2.0, whole genome shotgun sequence, a single window of DNA contains:
- the LOC101495372 gene encoding S-type anion channel SLAH1-like, whose translation MDEAAIKPTIDIIVCASMNNINDKNNDSNPKTMPSPILTKLHAGYFFICLSFGAQALLWKSLSEHNNESQTLWHGFNLMPSVAYLLLWCLSLLIATTLSFLYMLKCILQFNIVKEEFSHHIGVNYMYAPWISWLLMLQSSPPSIVPRTCYYEFLCLSFSFVILLLDVKLFGQWFTTEKRFLSVVANPVNLVSVIGNLVAAQVVTEIGWNEFAISMFSLGMVHYLILFVTLYQRLTSSNQFPIVLRPAYFLYFAVPSMASIAWKSITGAFLISSKMLFFLSFFIFISQACRPALFKKSMKRLNVTWWIYSFPLTFLGLACAEYAHELKSNMAFALMLLICMVSVLAFVFLMLITVLKIERLLLHKNAPTK comes from the exons ATGGATGAAGCTGCAATCAAGCCAACAATTGACATAATTGTGTGTGCTTCCATGAACAATATTAATGATAAAAACAATGATTCCAACCCAAAAACCATGCCCTCACCAATCTTAACTAAGCTCCATGCAGGCTACTTTTTCATATGTCTTTCATTTGGTGCTCAAGCTTTGTTGTGGAAGAGTTTAAGTGAACATAACAATGAATCACAAACTCTATGGCATGGATTTAATTTGATGCCTTCTGTTGCTTATTTACTACTTTGGTGTCTTTCACTACTTATTGCAACTACACTATCATTTCTTTATATGTTAAAGTGCATTTTGCAGTTTAATATTGTGAAGGAAGAATTTTCACATCATATTGGAGTAAACTACATGTATGCACCTTGGATTTCATGGCTTCTAATGCTTCAATCATCGCCGCCTTCGATTGTTCCAAGAACATGTTACTATGAGTTTCTTTGTTTGTCCTTTTCTTTTGTAATATTGTTGCTTGATGTAAAACTGTTTGGACAATGGTTCACAACTGAAAAGAGGTTTCTGTCAGTGGTAGCAAACCCTGTGAACCTTGTTTCTGTTATAGGAAACTTGGTTGCTGCTCAAGTTGTGACAGAAATTGGTTGGAATGAGTTTGCAATTTCAATGTTTTCATTAGGAATGGTACATTATTTGATTCTGTTTGTGACACTGTATCAACGTTTGACAAGTAGCAATCAGTTTCCTATAGTGTTAAGGCCagcttattttttatattttgctGTACCAAGCATGGCAAGTATAGCTTGGAAATCCATCACAGGTGCTTTTCTCATCTCATCAAAGATGCTgttctttctctctttcttcatatttatttcTCAG GCTTGCAGGCCAGCACTGTTCAAGAAAAGTATGAAAAGGTTAAATGTTACATGGTGGATTTACTCATTCCCTTTAACATTCCTTGGTCTAGCTTGTGCTGAATATGCTCATGAGCTGAAAAGTAACATGGCCTTTGCTTTAATGCTGCTGATATGTATGGTGTCTGTGTTGGCTTTTGTTTTTCTCATGCTAATCACTGTACTCAAAATTGAAAGGCTTCTGCTGCATAAAAATGCTCCCACTAAATGA
- the LOC101500688 gene encoding putative pectinesterase 52 gives MGLLPSLPMFFSLIMFISFCFHLSRAIDCGGNQVQNTIIVDQQVGKGNFVTIQSAINSIKINNNQWIKIHINPGIYRVYITIGRPCVILEGSGSNVTTVRWGYHQKVPRWLATFSSSSPNVIVSGITFENTYNLEGGSHHIKQALAAGFYADKAAIYNCRFLGYQDTLFAALGRHYFKNCYIQGEGDFIFGSGQSYFENCLMNATSILENQGPGFVTAQRRDSPNDPNGFVFKGGSIVGNGQINLGRPWGPYSRVIFWGTYFSSVVTPEGWDAWNYPGQVNQLTYAEVNCTGPGANTDSRVYWMKKYLSDSDLNQYSLSSFINQDGWLSNLPPISF, from the exons ATGGGGTTGCTTCCTTCACTACCAATGTTTTTCTCTCTAATCATGTTTATTAGCTTTTGTTTTCATCTCAGTAGAGCCATAGACTGCGGTGGAAATCAAGTTCAAAATACCATCATTGTTGACCAACAAGTGGGAAAAGGAAATTTCGTAACAATTCAAAGTGCCAttaattctataaaaataaataacaatcaGTGGATTAAAATTCACATAAATCCTGGTATATACAG AGTTTATATTACTATTGGAAGACCATGTGTCATTTTAGAAGGATCTGGTAGCAATGTTACAACTGTTAGGTGGGGTTATCACCAAAAAGTACCTAGATGGTTGGCTACATTTAGTTCATCTTCACCTAATGTGATTGTGAGTGGCATTACATtcgag AACACATATAATTTGGAAGGAGGGTCACATCATATCAAACAAGCATTGGCAGCTGGGTTTTATGCAGATAAAGCTGCCATCTATAATTGTAGATTTTTGGGTTATCAAGACACTTTATTTGCAGCATTAGGACGCCATTactttaaaaattgttatattcaAGGTGAAGGAGACTTCATTTTCGGATCTGGTCAATCTTATTTTGAG AATTGTTTGATGAATGCCACATCAATATTGGAAAATCAAGGGCCAGGTTTTGTGACCGCCCAACGTAGGGACTCACCAAATGATCCAAATGGTTTTGTTTTTAAAGGAGGGTCCATAGTTGGGAATGGTCAAATAAATCTTGGAAGACCTTGGGGTCCATATTCAAGAGTTATATTTTGGGGAACATACTTTTCATCTGTGGTAACTCCTGAAGGGTGGGATGCTTGGAATTACCCAGGACAAGT AAATCAACTCACGTATGCAGAAGTCAATTGTACAGGACCAGGAGCTAATACTGACTCACGCGTCTATTGGATGAAAAAATATCTCAGTGATTCCGATCTAAATCAATATTCTTTATCATCTTTTATAAATCAAGATGGTTGGCTTTCCAATTTACCACCTATatcattttag